The Verrucomicrobiota bacterium genome window below encodes:
- a CDS encoding polysaccharide deacetylase family protein — translation MLAIIPAPFALALEPIPDKLVVLTFDDSVASQYSVVRPLLKRYKFSATFFITEGFTFPTNKTDYLTWEQIAELHKDGFEIGNHTRDHASATAKNFERLPEQIEAINARCREHGIPRPTSFGYPGNKIDPGALPILKKLGFRFARRGGAPEYPYEGGRGFAYEPGVDHPLLIPSAGDARPYWTLEDFQRAAQQAKHGKIAVLQFHGVPDNEHPWVNTPPELFAQYMKYLHENGYQAIALRDLARYVDADNAPADSFAIIEKRKAARPETLVKGEVLDADTGRPVAAHIHVQDEHGAWHRPFTTANPDPAARNEKGNPGGTNAPAMPPTLSAETFAVFLVPGRYTVTVERGKEYQPLKREIVVGKEALELKLPLRH, via the coding sequence TTGCTGGCGATTATCCCCGCGCCGTTTGCATTGGCGCTCGAACCGATTCCCGACAAGCTCGTCGTGCTCACGTTCGATGATTCCGTGGCTTCGCAGTATTCGGTCGTCCGTCCGCTGCTCAAGCGGTACAAGTTTTCCGCCACGTTTTTCATCACCGAGGGTTTTACGTTCCCGACGAACAAGACGGATTACCTGACCTGGGAGCAGATCGCCGAGTTGCACAAGGATGGTTTTGAAATCGGCAATCACACTCGCGACCACGCCAGCGCGACCGCGAAAAATTTTGAGCGACTGCCTGAGCAAATCGAGGCCATCAACGCCCGTTGCCGGGAGCACGGCATTCCGCGTCCGACGAGTTTCGGATATCCGGGGAACAAGATCGATCCCGGCGCGCTGCCCATCCTCAAAAAACTCGGATTCCGCTTTGCCCGTCGCGGTGGGGCGCCGGAGTATCCGTACGAAGGCGGGCGCGGCTTCGCCTATGAACCGGGGGTTGACCATCCATTGTTGATTCCTTCGGCGGGTGACGCGCGGCCTTACTGGACACTTGAGGATTTCCAGCGCGCGGCGCAACAGGCAAAGCATGGCAAGATCGCCGTGCTTCAGTTCCACGGCGTGCCGGACAACGAACATCCCTGGGTCAACACTCCGCCTGAACTGTTTGCCCAATACATGAAATATCTTCACGAGAATGGCTACCAAGCGATCGCGCTGCGCGACCTGGCCCGGTACGTGGACGCCGATAACGCACCCGCCGATTCCTTCGCCATCATCGAGAAGCGCAAAGCCGCGCGCCCCGAAACGCTGGTCAAAGGCGAAGTGCTCGACGCAGATACTGGCCGTCCCGTGGCGGCTCACATTCACGTTCAGGATGAACACGGGGCATGGCATCGGCCTTTCACCACCGCGAACCCAGACCCCGCTGCCCGAAACGAAAAAGGAAACCCGGGCGGCACAAATGCCCCGGCGATGCCCCCGACGCTCTCGGCCGAAACGTTCGCCGTTTTCCTGGTGCCGGGCCGCTACACCGTCACGGTCGAGCGCGGCAAAGAATATCAGCCTCTCAAGCGCGAAATAGTGGTGGGCAAAGAGGCGCTCGAATTGAAATTGCCGCTGCGCCACTGA
- a CDS encoding anion transporter, translating to MKAAEKEVLAIIIFCITYLLISGRSLKILPLNRPAAALLGTVLMVACGVVTPQQAYRYVDYDTLVLLLGMMLISAYLFLAGFFDWAAHWILHHAKTPQSLLLYLLLASGILSALLVNDAVCLMLTPLVVTVIGRGNLPLPPYLLALAKSVNIGSVATLVGNPQNMIIGHLSDIPFLRFSVSLLPTAVVGLLVEYVILRIGFRKILGRAMLHRPEAEPAKVDRSLLLLTCTVLVLVFASFIAGLNLSWTALAGGAVLMVLGRRDTHEVLKLVDWHLLVFFAGLFVVVESLDSTGLPDQIYQHIHGVFGSSAASQSWNFAWFSALGSNVFSNVPFVLLAAKWMNNFTHPELMWKVMALATTFAGNLTILGSVANIIVIESARKHVQFGFWDYARYGIPVTILTTIVGMCILLLLE from the coding sequence GTGAAAGCAGCCGAGAAAGAAGTCCTGGCCATCATCATCTTTTGCATCACGTATCTGCTCATCAGCGGGCGGAGTCTGAAGATATTACCGCTGAACCGGCCGGCGGCAGCCCTGTTGGGCACGGTGCTGATGGTTGCTTGCGGAGTCGTAACTCCTCAGCAGGCTTATCGCTATGTGGACTATGATACGCTGGTGTTGCTGCTAGGAATGATGCTTATCTCCGCGTATTTGTTTCTGGCGGGATTCTTCGATTGGGCCGCGCACTGGATTTTGCATCACGCCAAGACACCGCAATCCCTGCTGTTATATCTGCTCTTGGCTTCAGGAATTCTATCGGCGTTGCTTGTCAATGACGCTGTTTGCCTCATGCTCACACCGCTCGTTGTGACAGTCATCGGTCGTGGCAACCTGCCCCTGCCGCCTTATTTGTTGGCTCTGGCAAAGAGTGTCAATATCGGCAGCGTGGCGACGCTTGTTGGAAATCCCCAGAATATGATCATTGGCCATCTCTCCGACATCCCTTTTCTACGGTTCTCCGTATCGCTTTTGCCGACCGCTGTCGTCGGGCTGTTGGTCGAGTACGTCATTCTGCGGATCGGTTTTCGCAAAATCCTGGGCCGCGCTATGCTTCACCGCCCGGAGGCTGAACCAGCCAAAGTGGATCGCTCACTCCTGCTGTTGACATGCACTGTCCTCGTGCTCGTGTTCGCGAGTTTCATTGCAGGTCTCAATCTGTCGTGGACCGCGCTGGCTGGGGGAGCAGTGTTGATGGTGTTGGGCCGACGCGACACCCACGAAGTACTGAAGCTCGTGGACTGGCATTTATTGGTTTTCTTCGCCGGGTTATTCGTCGTGGTGGAATCACTGGACAGTACAGGGCTGCCCGACCAAATTTATCAGCACATTCACGGCGTCTTTGGATCTTCTGCGGCAAGTCAGAGTTGGAACTTCGCGTGGTTTTCGGCACTTGGCTCGAACGTTTTTTCGAACGTTCCATTCGTCCTTTTGGCAGCGAAATGGATGAACAATTTCACCCATCCTGAATTGATGTGGAAAGTCATGGCTCTGGCTACGACGTTCGCAGGCAACCTCACGATCCTTGGCTCTGTCGCCAACATCATCGTTATCGAATCGGCACGCAAGCACGTGCAATTCGGCTTTTGGGACTACGCCCGGTACGGTATTCCGGTCACCATTCTGACGACAATTGTGGGTATGTGCATTCTCTTGTTGCTCGAATAA
- a CDS encoding LysR family transcriptional regulator: MEFLNYHHLRYFWTVAKEGGLTKAAAKLHVSQPTISAQIQALEGMLGGKLFRRAGRNLALTDAGQQVLSYAEEIFSLGQDLLSAVKQRPTSRPLRVNLGVADALPKLVAYHIIEPVFRLPQPVQVSCWETSVSDMLVELASYRLDLVLADEPASSGVTTNVFNHFLGESGVTFCAVPQLAAKLRRGFPKSLNGAPALLPMSNTGLRRSLEKWFHGVGVRPRLVGEFYDPALVNVLALHGLGFMTVPTIVVKEIVARFGFRTIGRTDECKQQFYAITPERKLTHPAVLAITSRAKMPLSG; the protein is encoded by the coding sequence GTGGAATTTCTGAATTATCACCACTTGCGTTACTTCTGGACCGTCGCGAAAGAAGGAGGCCTGACCAAGGCCGCAGCCAAGCTCCACGTCTCGCAACCCACCATCAGCGCGCAGATTCAGGCACTCGAAGGGATGCTCGGTGGAAAATTGTTTCGACGGGCCGGTCGCAATCTTGCCCTCACGGATGCAGGCCAACAGGTATTGAGCTATGCGGAGGAAATTTTTTCACTCGGACAGGACTTGTTGAGCGCGGTTAAACAGCGGCCCACATCGCGCCCGTTGCGGGTGAATCTCGGAGTCGCCGATGCGCTGCCGAAACTGGTTGCTTACCACATCATCGAGCCTGTTTTTCGCCTTCCGCAGCCGGTGCAGGTCTCCTGCTGGGAAACCAGCGTGTCCGACATGCTCGTGGAATTGGCTTCATATCGGCTCGACCTTGTGCTGGCGGACGAACCAGCCTCCAGCGGAGTCACCACGAATGTCTTCAACCATTTTCTGGGCGAATCCGGCGTGACCTTCTGCGCAGTGCCACAACTGGCCGCGAAACTCCGGCGCGGTTTTCCGAAGTCGTTGAATGGAGCGCCCGCACTATTGCCGATGTCGAACACAGGATTGCGGCGTTCGCTGGAAAAGTGGTTTCATGGCGTGGGCGTTCGCCCGCGTCTGGTCGGAGAATTCTACGACCCAGCCTTGGTGAATGTGCTCGCACTACACGGCTTGGGGTTCATGACAGTACCGACGATTGTCGTGAAGGAAATCGTCGCACGCTTCGGTTTTCGCACCATCGGGCGAACGGATGAATGCAAGCAACAATTCTATGCGATCACGCCGGAGCGCAAGCTCACGCATCCGGCAGTGTTGGCAATTACATCACGAGCGAAAATGCCGCTGTCAGGCTGA
- a CDS encoding PGPGW domain-containing protein yields the protein MKHIKRIVVIVVGGTVLAIGVAFIVLPGPAFIVIPFGLAILAVEFAWARRWLHKARELLQRRGGAVEQKEVA from the coding sequence ATGAAACACATCAAGCGCATTGTGGTAATCGTCGTGGGCGGGACAGTGCTGGCTATCGGCGTCGCGTTCATCGTGTTGCCCGGCCCGGCGTTCATCGTGATTCCGTTCGGGTTGGCGATTCTTGCGGTTGAATTTGCATGGGCGCGGCGATGGCTGCACAAAGCCCGCGAACTGCTCCAAAGAAGGGGCGGAGCCGTTGAGCAAAAGGAGGTCGCATGA
- a CDS encoding HPF/RaiA family ribosome-associated protein has product MKIQFHIRGLNINAGSRRWLEQSLGRLQSLISITAAAVVLEHRRDEAPPFRSFVSLAVPGPDIHAEAHDHTAEAAWLKVTADLRQQIVERKGSQQLRRKGRRQHPLTASPWCGAPVAGRA; this is encoded by the coding sequence ATGAAAATTCAGTTCCACATTCGCGGTCTCAATATCAACGCCGGTTCACGCCGTTGGCTGGAGCAATCCCTCGGACGATTGCAGAGCCTCATTTCGATCACGGCCGCTGCGGTGGTGCTGGAACATCGGCGGGACGAAGCCCCGCCTTTCCGCTCGTTCGTTTCGTTGGCCGTGCCCGGACCGGACATCCACGCCGAAGCCCACGACCACACGGCGGAAGCGGCCTGGCTCAAAGTCACCGCAGACCTGCGCCAGCAAATTGTGGAGCGCAAAGGCAGTCAACAACTCCGGCGCAAGGGCCGTCGCCAGCATCCGTTAACGGCCAGTCCCTGGTGCGGTGCGCCGGTCGCTGGCCGGGCTTGA
- a CDS encoding PadR family transcriptional regulator, translated as MIDRDFMRGFAKLYTLWRASKGEVYGLEIMQEMRGLGFNLSPGTLYPTLRALLEEKDVKVTNRIVNGKVRKCYRATAKGRKEVEEVIERLSFLMRKVFR; from the coding sequence ATGATTGACCGCGATTTCATGCGGGGTTTTGCGAAGCTCTACACGCTCTGGCGGGCATCCAAGGGCGAGGTTTACGGCCTGGAAATCATGCAGGAGATGCGCGGCCTCGGTTTCAATCTGAGTCCCGGAACGCTTTATCCCACCTTGCGTGCGTTGCTGGAAGAAAAAGATGTGAAGGTGACGAATCGCATTGTGAACGGAAAGGTCCGCAAATGTTACCGCGCCACGGCGAAGGGCCGGAAGGAAGTCGAGGAAGTCATCGAACGGTTGTCGTTTCTAATGCGGAAAGTGTTTCGCTGA